A window of Ananas comosus cultivar F153 linkage group 11, ASM154086v1, whole genome shotgun sequence genomic DNA:
CGGCGTTCCTTCGCGGGAGCCCGTCGGGGAGCCTCCGGCGGAGGGCGGCGGGGGACGGCTGCGCCGACATGCGCCGCCCCTCCTTCCGCAGCGACGTGGAGCACGCCGCCGCGGAGACGTACCTCGTCACCcgcctcaccctcaccctcctCCAATACCTCGGGTAATGCCCCCCCCCACTCGGATTTGTTGTGCCCTTTTTGATCCATGTTTTCCGTTTAATATGCGTAATACTTTGTTTGTGTGGGGGTGATGACCGCATCAGGATAGATACCGAGCGATGCGATGTCGTGTGGGCTTCGTGTGTTTGTATGTGGGAAGTAACTCCGGTCAAACTCTCGAAAGGGAGTTCAAAGAGGTTTCGTTTAGAGTTTGACTTCTATGTTGTCTAGTTAGTCAAGGAAATTCAATGGGATAGGTGATGAACAGTGATGAATTAATGAGCTTGAGACCTCATTATATCACAGGAAGGTTAGTGTTGTCCAAAAGATAGATTTGTAGGAAACAGTGTGAAATATTATTAACACCCCTGCTTATATTCACTGTGGATATCAAGTTAAACATGCTGCGTTCACTGACGGAAGAGATAAAAAACGTGGTGTTTTAACCCATCTAACACTAGATGTGGAGGATTGAATCCAGGACCTTAAATGACAGATCTATGTGGAGAATTCAACCCAGCTTCTTGGAACTGAGGGCCCTTTAGGATTGGCGGTGATACTATGCTACCTAAGGTTCTATTTGGATTTTGGAATTAGTTATTcttgaataacttattcggCGTGAAGTTTTTCTTATGTGGTTGGCGACAAAAAGTATGTGGTTGGCGacaaaaagtttgatttttactcCTCGAAAGATTTTATTATCTATCATTTGGTAGGATAACATATTTCACCAACAAGGTGATTTACTTATTTGAAAAATTGATTAGAAATTGGAATATGTTATTTCGTTCTAAACGTTTGGTCACATTTTTCATTTGCCAAATACTAGACCTACTTGAGTAAATCAAAAGAACATTCTgaataagatatttatgcatCCAAATAGAGCCTAAAAGATCGATCTAATGGAAACGACCTAGAAGCAGTCTTAACGTTTAAGATCAGGTTTTGTTAAGGATTttgattattaatttgatttctGGGTGATTGATAACATATATATTCTCTTATTAAAGGCTTTTATGGGCAATTTGAGACTCGTCTGTAGACTATTATCCTTCCAGTCCTCTTTCCCAGTCTCTTTGACTTCGTAATGGACCCTCTGGAATGGATTGTTCCCTTTATTTGAGATCAACATTGTCTTTCATTTCATATCTTCATATTTTGAGTCAAAACTAGGTTTGTCACTGAGAGAAACCATGATTATGACAGGTAAAGGAAGAAAAAGGGATCCTTTAGTTATAACAAGTATTTTGTCTTTTACCTACTTATTATACACTGTTAAAGATCATATTCATATTACAAGATTCGATGTCATTCCTGGTCCTGAATGATTAAAATCTTATTTAGCTACCTTTACCTTGTCTTATTGTTAGAGGGATTGTCGTGATCATAGCTTTGCACTTATGTTGGACAGATTGGTGAATgaataatattcaaattatactCCACTAATGAATGACCGTTGCTAACTACtggttcttttttatttacagAAGCACCAAATGCTAAATCTTTTAACTTATTGATACACTCTGTTGTTTTGTTTGAATCAAGAGTTTCTAATGATCTCCATATCTTCCTTGGATCTGTTATGTTGTTCAGGTTAGGTTCGCGGTGGATTTCAAAGTTTCTTGCCCTTGGCTTCTATGCTATATTGCTTATGCCAGGTTTCCTACAAGGTGTGTGCTTTGTAGTGaagtgtttttttcttttttcctttttcctcccCTTCCAGAATGAGTTTCATTCTTGATCAGCTTGTTATTATTGTTTGGTTCATGCCTAGCATCTGAGCTTTTGAGTAGTCATGATAGTACTTCGCTATCTTTCTGCAGAATCACTTTTCATAGTTTAGTTAATAGATTATGTGGTTATTGATGATCTTATAGTACTAGAATGTTTGTTCTCTTCTTTGCAGTTGGGTATTACTACTTCTTCTCTAGTCAGGTCCGCAGAAGTGTTGTCTATGGAGAACAACCAAGAAATCGGTTAATTATCTTTTCTCTAATTGTATACTTCATGTGATATTATGATTTCATATAAATCTTTTTCTCTGAGTTAATTGAGATTTGGTTCTGCAGGTTGGATCTCTATCTACCAAAAGATAGCAAGGGGCCAAGTCCAGTTGTGGCATTTGTAACTGGTGGGGCTTGGATTATTGGGTGAGTGAAATTATGTTGGTAATTCTTTGTTAGTTTGtgagaaatattttaataaatattttgatatatttcttCTGTTTGATCTTCTTGTTACATATTTTAGTTACAAAGCATGGGGTGCTCTTCTGGGTAGGAGGTTGGCAGAAAGAGGAATTATAGTCGCTTGCATAGATTACAGGTATTGCTTCTTTAAGGAACCCCGATGTTggaatctaatttaatttagtatGCTTGACTCCatttgagtttgtgattgacatTTTCTTGCAGAAATTTTCCTCAAGGGACTATAAGTGATATGGTGGCATTTTCTTGCAGAAATTTTCCTCAAGGGACTATAAGTGATATGGTGAGAGATGCTTCTCAAGGAATATCATTTGTATGCAACAATATCAGTAGTTATGGAGGCGACCCTAACCAGTATGTATATTTCAAATAACTCAAGTTAGTACTTGATTCGGGTTATTAGGAACAAGAATTATAATTGGCTTGTCTAGATAgtgatttttcaatatattaATAGTGATAATCTTATTCagatcttgtgatggaagctgATCTCAAAGTTGACATAATTTATGCTTCAAACCATTGTTGCCCTTGTTGATCTATGCCCTGTTGACAACTGCTCCCATGATGGAGCCGTGGCTACTCATTTATCtgaatatctttttttttttcgtgctcTTTTGTTTCtcaatattttctatttggCTCATGCAAAACCAATGCAGTTCTTGTCCGAGGATCTTATTTCCAATCTTTCTTTGTTGCGACTTGCGAAGCTAACTTGCTTCATGAGTGCCATCTTTCTAATTATTCTTTTAACATTTATCTGTTTCTCCTTATTATGAGCTTCATTGATCTGTCCCTAACATTTCCTCTTTAGAAACTCATACAAAATAGGAAACCCTTTTGGTTTGGTCCCTTCcttgtctaattttttttttttttcctactaacTATTACACAGAATCTACTTAATTGGACAATCAGCAGGAGCACATATCGCTGCTTGCTCCCTCTTGGATCAGGCAATTAAAGAAGCAGAAGGAGAAGTCATTAATTGGAGTGTCTCCCAGATAAAAACATACTTCGGGTTATCTGGCGGGTGAAGTCTCGAATGCTTAACTCTCTGTAACAGAGCTTTCATTATTTACTTGATAAGCCTTATTGAAAAAGTGTAGTTTGATAGTGGGGAATCATCCTTCTAACCATTTATTAGTATTGATATCTTATTGTTTTCCATCAAAGCTTTCTGCATGCAAGttaagtatttatatataagatatattttaGTAGTTAGCAATCGTTCTGCCGCTGGCAGCCTTTTTGATGTGGAGTGTTGCCCCTACATGTAGATGAATAGTAATCACAATCCTCACTGAACCATGTAATATCGAAGCTCTtagtctctttttttcttttttttttcttttgtctctgTCTGTCCTTATTCTGTTTCTGTACTTAGCTTAAGTTTTGTGGTTTTTATCCTTCAAGGATAAATTATCTATCTCAATCATGCAAGGTTAACTTTCAACTTGTATTAACAGATACAATATGTCAAATTTGGTTGATCATTTCCATGAACGTGGTCTTTATAGAAGGATATTTCTCAGGTATTCATTCCATTATATTTTGCTTACATGTTCCTTCTattgaaaaagtatttttagcGCCATttccttcaatttatttaagaaCAAAGATCTAATTTCTTGTGTCAGCATAATGGAAGGAGAGCAAGCACTGTGGCGTTTCTCTCCAGAAATTGTGGTAAAGGAGGCAAGTGTAAAAGCAATATCTCTACTACCTCCTATTATACTCTTTCATGGGACAGAcgactattctataccaccatCTGCCAGGTTGGTCTCGTTGGAACTAATATGCTCAACATTGGAGGAACTGAAagttaaataaaacaaaacccCCTCACTGTTGTGTTGCATGTCGTATAAAGATGATACCTTTAGCATTGTCCCTAGTCCATGGAATAAAACTTATTAAGGGGACCCTCTCTATTATGTGATAATTTTTGCAAAACGAGGAGGTATATATGTACAAAACAAtgttttatacataaattaaaatttatccataataaaatatatttgttcTTTTCCTTGTCCTCCCCTATTTATCTCCACAGCATCATGTGGTTCTTCAATTAATTTCCATTATAAAGAGCAATCAAGAACATTATTCTTTTCATAGCataggcttttcttttttttgtgtgtccAACCTGTGAGCACAATATGCATTCCTAATGGTTCTTAATGAGCAGACATTTCAAACCATTCATTGGTAAAAGCTGCATGATGCTGTGTCACGGTTATATGTTTTTGCTTTTCTTGTTATTATTCGGTGAAGATACTATTCTTTCTCAGTGATGCATAGttcagattttcttttttttcttaagagaGTGGATTTTCTTAATCTTTAGTATTTTGATGTATATGTACCTATCCTCTTATTAGTCAAACTCCTTTCTATCTCCTAACGTCTTGTACAGCAAAACTTTTGCTGATGCTCTTCGAAGTGCTGGTGCTCAAGCTAAATTGGTTTTGTATGAAGGCAAAACGCATACTGATTTGTTTATACAGGTAAGTGTGTTTGTTAGCCTGCTACTAAATTGGTTCATTTTGTGTAATTACATGATTGTAATTCACTTAgtttcattctttctttctttctttctttccttctttcctttttggTAATTGCCACAGATAACTCTCGACTTAACATTAACTTAACCAATTTTGTTATAACAAAATTGTAAGGAAATTGTAAAAGGATAAAATATGTTTTTGGGTTTGGATAGTCTATTAAAACCTTAGCTTTTAAGGATCGCTTGCTTCTTTCTAACGTTTTGCTTCTGTTGCAAGAAAATTGAAATTGTATGTAGTGTCTAA
This region includes:
- the LOC109717687 gene encoding probable isoprenylcysteine alpha-carbonyl methylesterase ICMEL2 isoform X2 produces the protein MKAEVAVGVGGDAAEEVEGSGEEAAFLRGSPSGSLRRRAAGDGCADMRRPSFRSDVEHAAAETYLVTRLTLTLLQYLGLGSRWISKFLALGFYAILLMPGFLQVGYYYFFSSQVRRSVVYGEQPRNRLDLYLPKDSKGPSPVVAFVTGGAWIIGYKAWGALLGRRLAERGIIVACIDYRNFPQGTISDMVRDASQGISFVCNNISSYGGDPNQIYLIGQSAGAHIAACSLLDQAIKEAEGEVINWSVSQIKTYFGLSGGYNMSNLVDHFHERGLYRRIFLSIMEGEQALWRFSPEIVVKEASVKAISLLPPIILFHGTDDYSIPPSASKTFADALRSAGAQAKLVLYEGKTHTDLFIQDPLRGGRDELIENIVAVIHADDPIACANDAAAPRPRRLVPEWQLQLARKVSPF
- the LOC109717687 gene encoding probable isoprenylcysteine alpha-carbonyl methylesterase ICMEL2 isoform X1, whose product is MKAEVAVGVGGDAAEEVEGSGEEAAFLRGSPSGSLRRRAAGDGCADMRRPSFRSDVEHAAAETYLVTRLTLTLLQYLGLGSRWISKFLALGFYAILLMPGFLQVGYYYFFSSQVRRSVVYGEQPRNRLDLYLPKDSKGPSPVVAFVTGGAWIIGYKAWGALLGRRLAERGIIVACIDYRNFPQGTISDMVAFSCRNFPQGTISDMVRDASQGISFVCNNISSYGGDPNQIYLIGQSAGAHIAACSLLDQAIKEAEGEVINWSVSQIKTYFGLSGGYNMSNLVDHFHERGLYRRIFLSIMEGEQALWRFSPEIVVKEASVKAISLLPPIILFHGTDDYSIPPSASKTFADALRSAGAQAKLVLYEGKTHTDLFIQDPLRGGRDELIENIVAVIHADDPIACANDAAAPRPRRLVPEWQLQLARKVSPF